The following are encoded in a window of Candidatus Auribacterota bacterium genomic DNA:
- a CDS encoding RnfABCDGE type electron transport complex subunit D translates to MSADDQRLFILSPGPHLSSDESVERIMWRVTIALLPALGWGIWSFGLAALRVTAACVVSCVVVEAIVQRLLRKQVTVSDGSAVVTGLLLAFNLPPGVPLWMPAVGSGVAIAIAKHAFGGLGYNIFNPALIGRAFLMASYPVQMTTWRPYGAWDNVTGATPLGIVKEKLAIQLPSYMDMFLGRIGGCIGETSTLLLLLGAAFLLVKSDITWHTPVSFLGALALMSWLSGRDPLFAILAGGAVLGACFMATDMVTVPISGRGRLIFGGGCGVITGVIRAWGGYPEGVCYAILLMNAFTPVIDRYTPPRRFGSRAKRS, encoded by the coding sequence ATGTCAGCTGACGACCAACGGCTTTTTATCCTCTCGCCCGGGCCGCATCTCAGCTCCGATGAGTCGGTAGAGAGGATCATGTGGCGCGTGACCATTGCGCTGCTCCCCGCGCTCGGCTGGGGCATCTGGTCATTCGGTCTCGCTGCGCTGCGCGTGACGGCTGCCTGCGTCGTGAGCTGCGTGGTTGTCGAGGCCATCGTCCAGAGGCTGCTCAGGAAACAGGTGACGGTGAGCGACGGCAGCGCGGTGGTAACCGGCCTCCTCCTCGCCTTCAATCTCCCCCCAGGCGTGCCGCTCTGGATGCCCGCCGTGGGTAGCGGCGTCGCAATCGCGATCGCGAAGCACGCGTTCGGCGGCCTCGGCTACAATATATTCAACCCCGCCCTCATCGGGAGGGCGTTCCTGATGGCGTCCTATCCGGTGCAGATGACCACGTGGAGGCCCTACGGAGCCTGGGATAACGTGACGGGCGCCACGCCGCTGGGGATTGTCAAAGAAAAGCTCGCTATCCAACTCCCCTCATATATGGACATGTTCCTGGGGCGGATCGGAGGATGTATCGGCGAAACATCCACGCTGCTGCTCCTGCTGGGTGCGGCCTTCCTGCTTGTCAAGAGCGATATCACCTGGCACACGCCCGTTTCATTCCTCGGAGCGCTGGCCCTCATGAGCTGGCTCAGCGGCCGTGATCCGTTGTTCGCGATTCTCGCCGGGGGCGCGGTGCTGGGAGCCTGTTTCATGGCCACGGACATGGTGACTGTGCCGATCTCGGGGAGGGGGAGGCTGATTTTCGGCGGCGGCTGCGGAGTGATCACCGGTGTGATCCGGGCCTGGGGAGGGTACCCCGAGGGGGTGTGCTACGCGATCCTGCTCATGAACGCGTTCACCCCGGTCATAGACCGCTACACGCCGCCGAGGAGATTCGGAAGCCGCGCAAAGCGAAGTTAA